A single window of Mugil cephalus isolate CIBA_MC_2020 chromosome 1, CIBA_Mcephalus_1.1, whole genome shotgun sequence DNA harbors:
- the slmapb gene encoding sarcolemma associated protein b isoform X2, with amino-acid sequence MDQKELNDPLNNVSLIEDDLTRSNLGSSGESEKMIQHLRDELRDAQEQANTEKHKYMELQGILEEERKGRKQQADESAKQIKLLQGQLRQLQDEMGVLREQMDVSSGSRDELQSARDEVKSLKRALEAAAAERDRDVTAIQSNLATASGDVDKWRQTASKYEREIDNLQRDLQQQSKQWQKTAEIQATELQSMQAEYSGLQKECSVLRSEKQDIVNNHQRERSSLQSECASLRAEKEELLKAHQKEKSNLQNECGALRTEKEAALQKQQQLEKDLASLRAQNSELNNSLSALERSQQELEKKLVALQLQHKEDSTKLQTQLDEADSQSKALQRECEEAKTELSDLKEKYEKTEQEKQAVTDELEECKASMKELEEKGTKKPWMIWGPVVAVALTAVTAAALFRT; translated from the exons ATGGATCAGAAAGAGCTGAATGATCCCCTGAATAATGTGTCACTCATTGAAG ATGACTTGACCAGGTCAAACTTGGGGTCCTCTGGCGAATCAGAAAAAATGATTCAGCACTTGAGAGATGAACTGCGAGATGCCCAGGAGCAAGCTAACACGGAGAAACATAAATACATGGAGCTGCAAG GGATcctggaggaagagaggaaaggcCGCAAACAACAAGCTGATGAATCTGCAAAACAGATCAAACTTCTTCAAG GCCAGCTGCGGCAGCTCCAGGATGAGATGGGCGTCCTCAGAGAGCAGATGGACGTCTCCTCCGGTTCACGCGACGAGCTACAAAGTGCACGTGATGAGGTGAAGTCGCTGAAACGTGCCCTCGAGGCAGCCGCTGCCGAGCGCGACCGTGACGTCACTGCCATCCAGTCTAACCTGGCAACCGCCTCGGGTGATGTGGACAAATGGCGTCAGACCGCCAGCAAATACGAGAGGGAGATTGACAATCTGCAGCGTGATCTTCAGCAGCAGAGCAAGCAGTGGcagaaaactgcagaaataCAAG CCACTGAGCTGCAGTCCATGCAGGCGGAGTACAGCGGCCTCCAGAAGGAATGCTCCGTCCTGCGATCTGAGAAGCAGGACATCGTGAATAACCACCAGAGGGAAAGGAGCAGTCTGCAGAGCGAATGCGCTTCCCTCAGGGCTGAGAAGGAGGAACTCCTCAAGGCCCACCAGAAAGAGAAGAGCAACCTGCAGAACGAGTGTGGAGCACTGCGCACTGAGAAAGAGGCAGCGctgcagaaacagcagcagctggagaaggaCCTTGCCAG tttgcGTGCCCAGAACTCTGAGCTGAACAACAGCCTCAGTGCCCTCGAGCGATCccagcaggagctggagaagaagctggTGGCCCTGCAGCTTCAGCACAAGGAGGATAGCACCAAGCTGCAGACGCAGCTGGATGAGGCAGACAGCCAGAGCAAGGCTCTGCAGAGAGAG TGCGAGGAGGCTAAGACAGAGCTGTCGGACCTGAAGGAAAAATACGAGAAGACTGAGCAGGAAAAACAGGCGGTGACAGATGAACTTGAGGAGTGCAAAGCCAGCATGAAGGAATTAGAGGAGAAGGGAACAAAG AAACCATGGATGATCTGGGGGCCTGTGGTTGCCGTGGCTCTAACAGCTGTGACCGCTGCTGCTCTCTTCAGGACCTGA
- the kctd6b gene encoding BTB/POZ domain-containing protein KCTD6, whose protein sequence is MDNGDWGHRMSTPVTLNVGGHLYTTSLSTLQRYPDSMLGAMFRGDFPTTRDSQGNYFIDRDGTLFRYILNFLRTSELTLPLDFTETDLLRKEADFYQIEPLIQCLNDPKPLYPPDIFEQVVELSSTRKLSKYSNPVAVIITQLTITTKVHALLEGISNNFTKWNKHMMDTRDCQVSFTFGPCDYHQEVSLRVHLMDYIMKQGFTIRNTRVHHMSERANENTVEHHWTFCRPAHKVED, encoded by the exons ATGGATAATGGAGACTGGGGCCATAGG ATGAGTACTCCTGTTACCTTGAACGTGGGAGGCCACCTGTACACCACCAGTTTATCTACCCTGCAGCGCTATCCAGACTCCATGCTGGGCGCCATGTTTCGGGGAGACTTCCCCACGACTCGCGATTCCCAAGGCAATTATTTCATCGATCGCGATGGAACGCTTTTCCGGTACATCCTGAACTTCCTGAGAACGTCGGAGCTTACACTTCCCCTGGACTTCACAGAGACGGACCTCCTGAGGAAAGAGGCAGACTTCTACCAGATCGAACCTTTGATCCAGTGCCTTAACGACCCCAAGCCTCTGTACCCTCCCGATATCTTCGAGCAGGTCGTGGAGCTGTCTAGCACTCGAAAACTGTCAAAGTACTCAAACCCGGTCGCTGTCATCATCACGCAGCTGACCATCACTACGAAAGTTCACGCCCTCCTAGAAGGCATTTCCAACAACTTCACCAAGTGGAACAAACACATGATGGACACCAGAGATTGCCAGGTGTCGTTCACCTTTGGACCATGTGACTATCATCAAGAGGTGTCCCTAAGGGTGCACCTCATGGACTACATAATGAAGCAAGGCTTCACCATAAGGAACACACGTGTGCACCACATGAGTGAGCGCGCAAACGAGAACACTGTGGAGCATCACTGGACTTTCTGTAGACCAGCCCATAAAGTTGAGGACTGA
- the ognb gene encoding osteoglycin, paralog b has translation MENFPAHMYLRSQPSRQHSLLSPATMMQIRILIFTSVLLPWILCSAAKDEYMEARKVRRNTNMIPTPIPKTDELPTCLMCVCLSGSVYCEDVSPDMSAVPTLPKETAYLYARFNKIKKIRNNDFAETETLRRIDLTGNLISEIEDGAFSKLSNLEELTLAENRLTKLPMLPNKLVSFNANFNKLKTQGVKSTAFKKLTKLAYLYLGNNELTAVPQLPESLQVVHLHNNKISKITDETFCKGNTSHYIRTNMGEVRLDGNPVKLSQYPNSFICLEYLPIGWYY, from the exons ATGGAAAATTTTCCTGCTCACATGTACCTCAGATCCCAGCCTAGCAGACAGCACTCTCTTCTCTCACCAGCCACCATGATGCAAATAAGgattttaattttcacatctgttctgCTCCCATGGATACTGTGTTCGGCTGCGAAGGATGAATACATGGAAGCGAGAAAAGTCAGG aGAAATACAAATATGATACCAACACCCATCCCGAAAACTGACG agttgCCAACATGTCTAATGTGCGTCTGCCTGAGCGGATCCGTTTACTGTGAGGATGTGTCCCCCGACATGTCAGCAGTCCCAACGCTGCCTAAGGAAACGGCATATCTCTATGCACGTTTCAACAAAATCAAAAAGATAAGAAACAATGACTTCGCAGAGACGG aaacTTTGAGAAGAATCGACCTGACTGGGAATCTCATCTCCGAGATAGAAGATGGAGCTTTTTCGAAACTTTCCAATCTGGAGGAGCTCACTCTTGCAGAGAACAGGCTGACTAAACTTCCGATGCTGCCCAACAAGCTGGTTTCTTTCAATGCCAACTTTAACAAGCTTAAAACCCAGGGTGTTAAGTCCACTGCTTTTAAA AAGCTCACCAAACTGGCCTACCTTTACCTCGGAAACAACGAGCTGACGGCGGTGCCCCAACTCCCAGAGTCTCTACAAGTTGTGCACCTGCAT AACAACAAGATTTCAAAAATAACAGATGAGACGTTCTGCAAAGGGAACACCAGCCACTACATCCGGACCAACATGGGTGAGGTGAGACTGGACGGGAACCCCGTCAAGCTGTCGCAGTACCCCAACAGCTTCATCTGTCTGGAGTATCTCCCTATTGGCTGGTACTACTGA
- the LOC125017914 gene encoding ceramide synthase 5-like: MSSSLYDWFWSDRFWLPENVSWADLEHPPPGVEYPRLRHILYAFPLAVGVFLLRQLFERLVAKPCAHILQIQAGVPRRAQSNAVLERLYQSKACPDSRQLDGLSKQLDWDVRKIQRWFRVRRNQDRPSTQKKFCESMWRFTFYLAIFIYAIRYLWVSPWMWDTRQCWYNYPFQPQTPGQYNHYVAELAFYWSLMFSQFTDIKRKDFLIMLVHHLATIVLITFSYANNMLRAGTMVMCLHDASDIFLEAAKLANYAKYQRLCDGLFVVFSISFFITRLVFFPFWIVSSVLFESWEIVGPYQAWWLFNGLLLVLQTLHIIWFYLISRIAVKAIFKGKVSKDDRSDIESSSDEEVHSSSSKNPGQSLKPKDGSRTANLNGDTHEH, from the exons ATGTCTTCCTCTCTCTACGACTGGTTTTGGAGTGATAGATTTTGGCTTCCCGAAAATGTCTCATGGGCGGACCTGGAGCATCCACCACCTGGTGTGGAATATCCCCGACTACGGCACATATTGTATGCTTTCCCTCTGGCCGTGGGAGTTTTTCTACTGAGGCAGCTTTTTGAAAG GCTAGTGGCCAAGCCCTGTGCCCACATACTTCAGATTCAGGCGGGAGTGCCTCGGCGAGCTCAGTCCAATGCTGTCCTGGAGAGGCTGTATCAGTCCAAAGCG TGTCCAGACTCGAGGCAACTGGACGGACTCTCGAAGCAGCTGGACTGGGATGTGCGGAAAATACAGAGATGGTTTCGCGTCCGACGGAACCAAGACAGGCCCAGTACGCAGAAAAAGTTCTGTGAGAGCAT GTGGCGATTCACATTTTACCTAGCGATCTTTATCTATGCCATTCGATACCTGTGGGTG TCGCCTTGGATGTGGGATACCAGGCAGTGTTGGTACAACTACCCCTTTCAG CCTCAGACTCCTGGACAGTACAACCACTATGTGGCAGAGCTGGCTTTCTATTGGTCTCTGATGTTTTCCCAGTTCACTGACATAAAACGTAAG GATTTTCTCATCATGCTCGTGCACCACCTGGCCACCATCGTCCTGATCACCTTCTCCTACGCCAACAACATGCTCAGGGCCGGCACTATGGTCATGTGCTTGCACGATGCGTCTGACATCTTCCTTGAG GCAGCCAAGCTGGCCAACTATGCCAAGTACCAGAGGCTATGTGACGGCCTGTTTGTGGTGTTCAGCATAAGCTTTTTCATCACTCGACttgttttcttccctttctg GATTGTCAGCAGCGTCCTGTTTGAGAGCTGGGAGATTGTTGGGCCGTATCAGGCCTGGTGGCTGTTCAATGGGttgctgctggtgctgcagaCGCTCCACATCATCTGGTTCTACCTCATCAGTCGCATCGCTGTCAAAGCCATCTTCAAGGGAAAG GTGTCGAAAGACGACCGCAGCGACATAGAGAGCAGCTCAGACGAGGAGGTTCATTCCAGTAGCAGTAAAAACCCCGGTCAGAGCCTAAAACCAAAGGACGGCAGTCGCACCGCGAACCTTAACGGAGATACTCATGAACACTGA
- the si:ch73-233m11.2 gene encoding NACHT, LRR and PYD domains-containing protein 12, with the protein MDKAAVLTHTLKSKGVVTLLGGEPPASVLFSNKYIPPLTSAGDSFPSLDHAIRAGLSGDNIAVTLVGPEGSGKTTGLQQLVVDWAKGEHLQRFSHVFHFQFTDINPLEGALPLETLVQHNCIPLDYTPLALQKPEDVLFIFDGLDEYKHSLDPSAHTFVSDPSQAASASCLVASLLHGSLLRGAAVVVATRPTACLQFLSGTVVEALGFLRPQREAYVNSFFTEPAAAKQALTHMERTLGFYDFCSAPRFCWTVCSVYKSLIDSGEKLPETLSQLFVEILARLLQTLSLNEASNRDLVLALGRMASHFLNNEQQRSCTKEQMYSFGFQPFLKAFGVFLRVAGELDSDTCVFSFHSRMMQDFVLAVSFFLEKSAFGPMEEMLEGGAKPVDLFLSGLSEPVQRRPLEILLGEFSSEQIGCFKSWFKSSSEATLQGFYKDKHHRCFHLLHQAQSESLVKEIISPSARLGISYGDLSLQDCVALAYVVTCLGELECLNLYLTRNLTAEQAEALAPAMRLSHKINLNDSTLSTEAVPHLASALSRGVTADLDLSASRLGDEKLKILCSGLKDSKLHKLNLKLCSLTEAGCEDLVSVLTSDTSRLRVLDIAANKIGDQGFAKLCKALHSPHCKLHELLTENCDLAAPSMEALSAALCSGQSELRKVNLTHNMIGDSGVEALCKSLQHPLCKLQSVKFFDSDLTGSCCPHLREALTSEHCSLTELDLSVNELGQEGALLLCQSLSGARCPLEKLHLTRCSLTLPVFKELGSLLKSGTCRLKSLTVGINKVGDRGVKHLWDAVAHPNCSLEELDVEMTGLTDACVADLCAAVRASKTLKSLELRNNSLTDASVPALIQIMHDSANMQEMNLRYNEFSEDVFDMLDECDKIKY; encoded by the exons ATGGACAAAGCTGCTGTCCTGACTCACACCCTGAAATCCAAGGGCGTGGTAACGCTTCTTGGTGGAGAGCCGCCTGCCAGTGTGCTTTTCAGCAATAAGTACATACCCCCACTCACCTCTGCAGGTGACAGCTTTCCCTCACTTGACCACGCCATCCGCGCTGGTTTGTCAGGCGACAACATAGCTGTCACGCTCGTGGGTCCAGAAGGATCAGGTAAAACCACCGGTCTGCAGCAGCTGGTTGTGGACTGGGCGAAGGGGGAACATCTTCAGAGGTTTTCACACGTTTTCCACTTCCAGTTTACGGACATAAATCCTCTGGAAGGTGCGCTCCCTTTGGAGACTTTAGTCCAACACAATTGTATCCCTCTTGATTACACACCTCTGGCTCTGCAGAAACCTGAGGATGTGTTGTTTATCTTTGATGGGCTGGATGAGTACAAACACAGCCTGGACCCGTCCGCCCACACCTTCGTCTCTGACCCGAGCCAGGCAGCCTCAGCGTCCTGCTTAGTGGCCAGTCTGCTTCACGGATCACTGTTGAGAGGGGCTGCCGTTGTGGTGGCGACCAGGCCGACAGCATGTCTGCAGTTTCTCAGTGGTACCGTTGTTGAAGCGTTGGGTTTTCTGAGGCCTCAACGCGAGGCCTACGTTAACAGCTTCTTCACTGAGCCTGCTGCTGCCAAACAGGCTCTGACACACATGGAGAGGACTCTAGGCTTTTATGATTTCTGTTCCGCTCCAAGGTTTTGTTGGACAGTTTGTTCCGTCTACAAGTCTCTGATTGACTCTGGGGAAAAACTTCCTGAAACTTTATCCCAGCTGTTTGTAGAGATCCTGGCCCGCCTGCTTCAGACACTGTCGCTGAACGAGGCCAGCAACAGAGACCTGGTGTTGGCCTTAGGCAGGATGGCCTCTCACTTTCTGAACAACGAACAACAGCGAAGCTGCACCAAAGAGCAAATGTACTCCTTTGGTTTTCAGCCATTTCTTAAGGCATTTGGTGTTTTCCTGCGAGTAGCTGGTGAGCTGGATTCAGATACATGTGTCTTCTCCTTCCACTCCCGGATGATGCAGGACTTTGTCCTGGCCGTGTCCTTCTTTTTGGAAAAGTCTGCATTTGGCCCCATGGAGGAGATGCTGGAAGGCGGTGCAAAGCCCGTAGATCTCTTCTTGTCGGGGCTTTCAGAGCCAGTTCAGCGCAGACCCCTGGAGATCCTGCTGGGGGAGTTCAGCTCTGAGCAGATCGGCTGCTTCAAGAGCTGGTTTAAAAGCAGCTCGGAGGCCACGCTTCAGGGCTTCTACAAAGACAAGCACCACAGATGCTTCCATCTGCTTCACCAGGCTCAAAGTGAGAGTTTGGTGAAAGAAATCATCAGTCCATCAGCGCGATTAGGCATCAGCTATGGCGACCTGAGCCTCCAGGACTGCGTAGCGCTCGCTTATGTTGTCACGTGCCTCGGCGAGTTGGAGTGTCTGAATCTGTACCTTACAAGAAATCTGACGGCGGAGCAGGCGGAAGCCCTGGCTCCAGCCATGCGACTGTCACACAAGATAAA CTTGAATGACAGCACCCTGAGCACCGAGGCTGTCCCTCATCTGGCTTCAGCTCTCAGCAGAGGCGTCACCGCCGACCTGGACCTCTCCGCTTCCCGCCTTGGAGATGAAAAGTTAAAGATTCTCTGCTCTGGACTCAAAGACTCCAAGCTGCACAAATTGAA CCTGAAGTTATGCAGTCTGACGGAGGCAGGCTGTGAGGACCTGGTATCGGTCCTGACCTCAGACACCTCTCGTCTGCGCGTGTTGGACATCGCGGCGAATAAGATCGGGGATCAGGGCTTTGCGAAACTGTGCAAAGCCCTGCATAGTCCTCACTGCAAGCTGCACGAGCTCCT gactGAAAACTGCGACCTGGCTGCCCCGTCCATGGAGGCTTTATCGGCAGCTTTGTGTTCCGGTCAGTCAGAGCTGAGAAAAGTAAACCTGACACACAACATGATTGGTGACAGCGGAGTGGAGGCTTTGTGCAAATCCCTGCAACACCCACTCTGTAAACTGCAAAGCGTCAA ATTCTTTGATAGTGACCTGACAGGTAGTTGCTGCCCTCATCTGAGGGAAGCCTTGACGTCAGAGCACTGCTCCCTGACAGAGCTGGATCTGTCAGTGAACGAACTGGGCCAGGAGGGGGCACTTCTGCTCTGCCAGTCCCTGAGTGGAGCCCGCTGCCCTTTAGAAAAACTCCA cctgacacgatgcagcctgactcTGCCGGTGTTCAAGGAGCTGGGCTCGCTGCTGAAAAGTGGAACCTGTCGACTGAAGTCCCTGACTGTAGGTATAAATAAAGTAGGAGACCGCGGGGTTAAACATCTTTGGGATGCAGTTGCACATCCGAACTGCTCGTTGGAGGAACTGGA tgttGAAATGACCGGCCTGACAGACGCCTGCGTTGCAGACTTGTGCGCTGCCGTGAGAGCAAGCAAGACTTTGAAGAGCCTTGAGCTGAGAAACAACTCGTTGACGGATGCTTCCGTCCCAGCTCTTATCCAAATCATGCACGACAGCGCAAACATGCAGGAAATGAA CCTGAGGTACAACGAGTTCAGCGAGGACGTTTTCGACATGCTGGATGagtgtgataaaataaaatactga
- the abhd6b gene encoding monoacylglycerol lipase ABHD6b yields MAADLDVVNLFIIAGGTLAIPILAFLASFLLWPSALIKVYYWYWRRTLGLQVRYADCGGYRFCFSYRGKPGMRPSILMLHGFSAHKDTWLTVVKYLPKHLHIVCVDMPGHEGTTRTNTEDYSIQGQVRRIHQFVETVRLNRKPFHLVGTSMGGNVAGVYAACYPSEICSMTLICPDGIRHPCETKFDNHLQDLEHSNYTINIPLIPTTPEEMEDMFRLCSHVRFKIPQQILQGLVDVRQPHNTFYQEVFMEIVGEKSRYALQEHLHLITAPLQVIWGKQDQVVDVSGAAVIAELLPGCKVDLLENCGHSVVMERPSRTAKLILEFIILQQNAKSGTKKSS; encoded by the exons ATGGCGGCTGATCTCGATGTGGTCAACCTGTTTATTATTGCCGGGGGAACGCTGGCTATTCCCATCCTGGCCTTTCTGGCGTCCTTCCTTCTCTGGCCCTCTGCACTCATTAAAGTTTATTACTG GTACTGGAGGAGGACTCTGGGTCTGCAGGTGCGCTACGCGGACTGCGGTGGTTATCGCTTCTGTTTCTCCTACCGAGGAAAGCCTGGGATGAGACCTTCCATCTTGATGTTGCACGGCTTCTCTGCTCACAAAGACACGTGGCTCACTGTTGTCAAG TATCTACCAAAACATCTGCACATCGTGTGTGTGGACATGCCCGGCCACGAGGGGACAACACGCACCAACACAGAGGATTATTCCATTCAGGGGCAAGTCAGAAGGATCCATCAG TTTGTGGAAACCGTCCGGCTAAACAGGAAACCGTTCCATCTCGTTGGAACGTCCATGGGAGGGAACGTAGCCGGGGTTTACGCAGCCTGCTATCCCTCAGAAATCTGCAGCATGACTCTCATATGTCCAGACG GCATAAGACATCCGTGTGAGACGAAATTTGACAATCATCTGCAGGACCTGGAGCACAGCAATTACACAATTAATATCCCTCTGATCCCCACTACACCCGAAGAGATGGAGGACATGTTCAGGCTGTGCTCCCATGTTCGCTTTAAAATTCCTCAGCAG ATTCTCCAAGGATTAGTCGATGTCCGCCAACCtcacaacacattttatcaagAAG tttttatgGAGATTGTAGGTGAGAAGTCGAGATACGCCTTACAGGAGCACTTGCATCTAATCACTGCACCTTTACAAGTGATATGGGGCAAACAAGACCAg GTGGTGGATGTCTCTGGAGCCGCCGTCATTGCAGAGTTGTTGCCTGGATGCAAGGTGGACCTGCTGGAGAACTGCGGTCACTCTGTGGTGATGGAGCGGCCGAGTCGCACAGCCAAACTCATCCTGGAGTTCATCATCTTGCAGCAGAATGCCAAGAGTGGCACAAAGAAATCTTCCTGA
- the slmapb gene encoding sarcolemma associated protein b isoform X1, translating to MDQKELNDPLNNVSLIEDDLTRSNLGSSGESEKMIQHLRDELRDAQEQANTEKHKYMELQGILEEERKGRKQQADESAKQIKLLQGQLRQLQDEMGVLREQMDVSSGSRDELQSARDEVKSLKRALEAAAAERDRDVTAIQSNLATASGDVDKWRQTASKYEREIDNLQRDLQQQSKQWQKTAEIQATELQSMQAEYSGLQKECSVLRSEKQDIVNNHQRERSSLQSECASLRAEKEELLKAHQKEKSNLQNECGALRTEKEAALQKQQQLEKDLASLRAQNSELNNSLSALERSQQELEKKLVALQLQHKEDSTKLQTQLDEADSQSKALQRECEEAKTELSDLKEKYEKTEQEKQAVTDELEECKASMKELEEKGTKTSLSLPVQAIVIGLILALLFWCFGALW from the exons ATGGATCAGAAAGAGCTGAATGATCCCCTGAATAATGTGTCACTCATTGAAG ATGACTTGACCAGGTCAAACTTGGGGTCCTCTGGCGAATCAGAAAAAATGATTCAGCACTTGAGAGATGAACTGCGAGATGCCCAGGAGCAAGCTAACACGGAGAAACATAAATACATGGAGCTGCAAG GGATcctggaggaagagaggaaaggcCGCAAACAACAAGCTGATGAATCTGCAAAACAGATCAAACTTCTTCAAG GCCAGCTGCGGCAGCTCCAGGATGAGATGGGCGTCCTCAGAGAGCAGATGGACGTCTCCTCCGGTTCACGCGACGAGCTACAAAGTGCACGTGATGAGGTGAAGTCGCTGAAACGTGCCCTCGAGGCAGCCGCTGCCGAGCGCGACCGTGACGTCACTGCCATCCAGTCTAACCTGGCAACCGCCTCGGGTGATGTGGACAAATGGCGTCAGACCGCCAGCAAATACGAGAGGGAGATTGACAATCTGCAGCGTGATCTTCAGCAGCAGAGCAAGCAGTGGcagaaaactgcagaaataCAAG CCACTGAGCTGCAGTCCATGCAGGCGGAGTACAGCGGCCTCCAGAAGGAATGCTCCGTCCTGCGATCTGAGAAGCAGGACATCGTGAATAACCACCAGAGGGAAAGGAGCAGTCTGCAGAGCGAATGCGCTTCCCTCAGGGCTGAGAAGGAGGAACTCCTCAAGGCCCACCAGAAAGAGAAGAGCAACCTGCAGAACGAGTGTGGAGCACTGCGCACTGAGAAAGAGGCAGCGctgcagaaacagcagcagctggagaaggaCCTTGCCAG tttgcGTGCCCAGAACTCTGAGCTGAACAACAGCCTCAGTGCCCTCGAGCGATCccagcaggagctggagaagaagctggTGGCCCTGCAGCTTCAGCACAAGGAGGATAGCACCAAGCTGCAGACGCAGCTGGATGAGGCAGACAGCCAGAGCAAGGCTCTGCAGAGAGAG TGCGAGGAGGCTAAGACAGAGCTGTCGGACCTGAAGGAAAAATACGAGAAGACTGAGCAGGAAAAACAGGCGGTGACAGATGAACTTGAGGAGTGCAAAGCCAGCATGAAGGAATTAGAGGAGAAGGGAACAAAG ACTTCCCTATCGCTGCCCGTTCAAGCCATAGTCATCGGCCTTATCCTGGCTTTGCTGTTTTGGTGCTTCGGCGCATTGTGGTAG